In the genome of Pseudorasbora parva isolate DD20220531a chromosome 10, ASM2467924v1, whole genome shotgun sequence, one region contains:
- the prkd3 gene encoding serine/threonine-protein kinase D3 isoform X2 has protein sequence MLWGLVRQGLKCEGCGLNYHKRCAFKIPNNCSGVRKRRLSNQSLPGPSLSVPRPAPAEHAVVGLEEQRLHQEPGKRIPSWSGRPIWMEKMVLGRVKVPHTFVIHTYTRPTICQYCKRLLKGLFRQGMQCKDCKFNCHKRCASKVPKDCLGVFNGEPASPGPDSDTTMEVDNSDVNSDSSRGLDDSEEPTTPEDKMFFMDSPFMDREKDEEPVKTISPSTSTNIPLMRVVQSIKHTKRRSSTLVKEGWMVHYTSRDNLRKRHYWRLDSKSLTLFQNDSGAKYYKEIPLSEILQVEVARDFGSLALGGNPHCFEVITATMVYYVGENTGGPHLHIHNPALAAGGVGLEVAQSWERAIRQALMPVPVTPQPSVGATAGQNKDHKELSISISVSNSQIQENVDISSIYQIFADEVLGSGQFGIVYGGKHRKTGRDVAIKVIDKMRFPTKQESQLRNEVAILQNLHHPGIVNLECMFETPERVFVVMEKLHGDMLEMILSSEKSKLPERITKFLVTQILVALRHLHFKNIVHCDLKPENVLLASAEPFPQVKLCDFGFARIIGEKSFRRSVVGTPAYLAPEVLRSKGYNRSLDMWSVGVIIYVSLSGTFPFNEDEDINDQIQNAAFMYPPTPWKDISAEATDLINNLLQVKMRKRYSVDKTLSHPWLQDYQTWLDLREFETRRGERYITHESDDARWEKYAYEHSLMYPKHFIMAPNLDDMDEDP, from the exons ATGCTGTGGGGACTCGTCCGGCAGGGCCTCAAATGTGAAG GATGTGGCCTGAACTATCACAAGCGATGCGCCTTTAAGATCCCTAACAACTGTAGCGGCGTAAGGAAAAGACGTCTTTCCAATCAGTCTCTGCCCGGCCCTTCGCTGTCTGTTCCCCGTCCTGCACCAGCTGAGCATGCTGTCGTGGGCTTAGAAGAG CAGCGCCTCCATCAGGAGCCAGGGAAGCGGATACCGTCATGGAGCGGTCGGCCTATCTGGATGGAGAAGATGGTGCTTGGACGGGTCAAGGTTCCTCACACCTTTGTGATTCACACCTACACCCGTCCGACCATCTGTCAGTACTGCAAACGGCTGCTAAAGGGGCTTTTCCGCCAGGGCATGCAGTGCAAAG ACTGTAAATTCAATTGCCACAAGCGATGTGCTTCAAAGGTACCGAAAGACTGTCTAGGAGTCTTCAATGGAG AGCCGGCCAGCCCTGGTCCTGACTCGGATACCACGATGGAAGTAGACAACAGTGATGTTAACAGCGATAGCAGTCGAGGTCTGGATGATTCAGAGGAACCTACCACTCCAGAAGACAAGATGTTCTTTATGGACTCCCCTTTCATGGACCGTGAGAAAGATGAAGAACCTGTGAAGACCATCAG CCCCTCTACCAGCACCAATATCCCTCTGATGCGTGTGGTTCAGTCCATCAAACACACCAAACGGAGGAGCTCCACTCTGGTCAAAGAAGGATGGATGGTGCACTACACCAGTCGAGACAATCTT AGAAAGAGACACTACTGGAGACTGGACAGCAAGAGTCTGACTCTGTTTCAGAATGACTCAGGAGCCAAATATTACAAG GAGATTCCCCTGTCAGAGATCTTGCAGGTGGAAGTTGCGCGTGACTTCGGTAGTTTAGCCCTGGGGGGCAATCCACACTGCTTTGAGGTCATCACAGCCACCATGGTGTATTACGTTGGGGAGAACACAGGCGGCCCCCACCTCCACATACACAACCCTGCGCTGGCGGCCGGAGGCGTGGGGCTGGAGGTGGCCCAGAGCTGGGAGAGGGCCATCCGCCAGGCCCTGATGCCCGTTCCAGTAACACCACAGCCCAGCGTGGGCGCCACTGCGGGACAGAATAAAGATCACA AGGAACTGTCCATCAGCATTTCTGTATCTAACAGTCAAATCCAGGAAAATGTG GATATCAGCTCAATCTATCAGATCTTTGCTGATGAAGTGTTGGGCTCTGGACAGTTTGGCATCGTTTATGGAG GGAAACATAGAAAAACAGGCAGAGATGTGGCCATCAAAGTAATTGACAAAATGAGATTCCCAACCAAACAGGAGAGCCAGCTGAGAAACGAGGTTGCCATTTTACAG AACTTGCACCATCCTGGCATTGTAAACCTGGAGTGTATGTTTGAGACTCCAGAACGAGTCTTTGTAGTCATGGAGAAACTCCATGGTGACATGCTGGAGATGATCCTATCCAGTGAGAAGAGCAAACTTCCAGAACGCATCACCAAGTTTCTGGTCACGCAG ATCCTTGTGGCTTTGCGGCATCTCCATTTCAAGAACATTGTTCACTGTGACCTGAAGCCAGAAAATGTGCTGTTGGCATCTGCGGAGCCGTTTCCTCAG GTAAAACTATGCGACTTTGGGTTTGCTCGGATCATCGGGGAGAAATCTTTCAGACGCTCAGTGGTGGGAACACCAGCGTACTTGGCCCCAGAGGTGCTGCGCAGCAAAGGCTACAACCGTTCCCTAGATATGTGGTCAGTGGGAGTCATTATCTATGTCAGTTTGAGTGGCACCTTCCCCTTTAATGAGGACGAGGACATTAATGACCAAATCCAGAACGCTGCGTTCATGTACCCTCCAACACCCTGGAAAGATATATCTGCAGAAG CTACAGATCTGATCAACAATCTTCTCCAAGTGAAGATGAGGAAGCGTTACAGTGTGGATAAGACCCTCAGTCATCCGTGGCTACAG GACTACCAGACGTGGCTTGATCTGCGAGAGTTTGAGACGCGCAGAGGGGAACGCTACATTACTCACGAGAGCGATGACGCACGCTGGGAAAAGTACGCTTACGAGCACAGTCTGATGTACCCTAAGCACTTCATCATGGCTCCAAACCTGGACGATATGGACGAGGACCCCTAG